One genomic window of Desmospora activa DSM 45169 includes the following:
- the cobA gene encoding uroporphyrinogen-III C-methyltransferase: MGRVYLVGAGPGDPELLTLKGLRAIREADVILYDRLVHPDLLDYARADADRIYCGKLPDRHTMKQETIQHLLVKYATEGRIVTRLKGGDPFVFGRGGEEAQALMQHGIPFEVVPGVTAGLAAPAYAGIPVTHREYASSFALVTGHRKKGQEEERWKHLAHGVDTLAIYMGVGNLPYIQKQLLTHGKAAATPAAIIEWGTTQNQRTVIGTLGELASMAQKNRISNPAMIVIGEVVRLHEEIDWYKTLPAVPVLSTAEV, encoded by the coding sequence ATGGGAAGAGTTTATTTGGTGGGAGCGGGGCCGGGCGATCCGGAATTGCTAACCTTGAAAGGGTTACGGGCGATCCGAGAAGCGGATGTCATTCTGTATGATCGCCTGGTCCATCCGGATTTGTTGGATTATGCTCGTGCCGATGCAGACCGGATTTATTGCGGCAAGTTACCGGATCGCCATACGATGAAACAGGAGACGATTCAGCATCTGTTGGTCAAATATGCCACGGAGGGACGAATCGTCACCCGCCTAAAGGGGGGCGATCCCTTTGTATTCGGGCGGGGAGGAGAAGAGGCACAAGCATTGATGCAGCATGGGATTCCATTTGAAGTAGTGCCGGGAGTGACTGCTGGCTTGGCTGCACCCGCCTATGCCGGAATTCCCGTTACCCATCGCGAGTACGCCTCCAGCTTTGCCTTGGTGACAGGCCACCGGAAAAAGGGGCAGGAAGAAGAGCGATGGAAACACCTGGCCCATGGCGTCGATACCCTCGCCATCTATATGGGTGTCGGCAATTTACCTTATATTCAAAAGCAGCTTCTCACCCACGGTAAAGCCGCCGCTACCCCCGCTGCCATCATTGAGTGGGGAACGACTCAAAACCAGCGGACGGTAATCGGTACACTGGGAGAATTGGCGTCAATGGCTCAAAAGAATCGCATCTCCAATCCCGCCATGATCGTCATTGGCGAGGTGGTACGGCTACATGAGGAGATTGATTGGTATAAAACACTCCCCGCCGTCCCTGTGCTTTCAACGGCGGAAGTGTAA
- a CDS encoding NAD(P)-dependent malic enzyme yields MSSLRNESLELHREQQGKLSVQSKVAVSNAKDLSLAYSPGVAEPCKEIHTDPAKVYEYTMKGNLVAVVSDGTAVLGLGNIGPHAAMPVMEGKAVLFKAFAGVDAFPLCVDSSEVDRIVETVKLLAPTFGGVNLEDIAAPKCFLIEERLKKELDIPVFHDDQHGTAIVTLAGLINALRVVDKKMDEIRVVANGAGAAGIAIIKLLLSLGVKDVIMCDSKGTIYEGRPVGMNAIKEEIARVTNKSGIKGSLADAMAGSDVFIGVSVAGAVTQEMVRSMNRDPIIFAMANPDPEILPEDALAAGAKVVGTGRSDYPNQVNNVLAFPGIFRGALDVRAKAINEEMKVAAAYAIAELIDEQELSPDYVIPAPFNPLVAPKVAAKVALAAMETGEARIQVDPEAIYEKTLNLTRGDG; encoded by the coding sequence TTGTCTTCTCTGCGTAACGAATCTTTAGAGCTGCACCGGGAACAACAAGGAAAATTGAGCGTTCAATCCAAAGTGGCTGTCAGCAATGCAAAGGATTTGAGTTTGGCTTATTCACCGGGTGTGGCGGAGCCATGTAAAGAGATCCATACGGATCCAGCCAAAGTTTATGAGTACACGATGAAAGGAAACTTGGTGGCGGTTGTCTCCGATGGGACAGCGGTGCTGGGATTGGGCAACATCGGTCCTCATGCTGCGATGCCGGTAATGGAAGGGAAGGCAGTCCTTTTTAAAGCTTTTGCAGGAGTAGATGCGTTTCCTCTTTGTGTCGATTCATCTGAGGTTGACCGAATTGTGGAAACCGTCAAGCTGCTGGCACCCACTTTTGGTGGGGTCAACTTGGAAGATATCGCAGCGCCAAAATGTTTTCTCATTGAGGAACGGTTAAAAAAGGAGCTGGATATTCCGGTTTTTCACGACGATCAGCATGGGACGGCGATTGTTACTCTGGCGGGATTGATCAATGCCCTGCGAGTGGTCGATAAAAAGATGGATGAAATCAGGGTAGTGGCCAATGGTGCTGGAGCGGCGGGGATCGCCATCATTAAGCTGCTGTTGTCTTTGGGTGTAAAGGACGTCATCATGTGTGACAGTAAAGGTACCATCTATGAAGGGCGTCCCGTGGGGATGAACGCCATCAAAGAAGAGATCGCCCGTGTTACCAACAAAAGTGGAATCAAGGGCAGTCTGGCCGATGCGATGGCGGGATCCGATGTATTTATCGGTGTATCGGTGGCAGGAGCGGTCACACAGGAAATGGTACGCTCCATGAACCGCGACCCCATCATTTTTGCTATGGCGAATCCCGATCCTGAAATCTTACCGGAAGATGCGCTTGCCGCTGGGGCTAAAGTGGTGGGAACAGGTCGTTCCGACTACCCTAACCAAGTGAACAATGTATTGGCTTTCCCTGGTATCTTTCGTGGGGCTCTCGATGTGCGGGCAAAAGCGATCAATGAGGAGATGAAGGTGGCCGCCGCTTACGCTATCGCTGAACTGATCGATGAGCAGGAACTCTCCCCTGATTATGTGATTCCGGCTCCTTTTAACCCGTTGGTTGCTCCGAAAGTGGCAGCAAAAGTAGCACTTGCGGCGATGGAGACGGGTGAGGCCCGCATTCAAGTGGACCCGGAAGCCATTTATGAAAAAACGCTCAACCTTACACGAGGAGATGGATGA
- a CDS encoding PH domain-containing protein, which produces MNSPQRLHPITVLFAISANLKNMVIPLLVYAGINLVNRGGGQALIWIAVGTGLVVLFIITQAVLSWYRQVYFVENDEFRMERGAWLKKKIYIPLKRIQSVDNVETIWHRLFGVVQVRIETASGKEEPEAVLEAVTRSAADQLKYALMHQKAVGGAESKTPAHLNGETDREKPLLHTQRLSHSSLLLAGLTSGRLGVVLALLGPILSFADDVFRIDEGMIRGAYLWATGILSIGWLLFTVLLFSWLISIISTFVQDYRFTISRDHSHLIIQKGLLERRRTLIPLRRIQAVHLVENLARQPLGYATLHIESAGYGTEEDQKLVAFPLLKRSQAAIFLERFLPEFTEAAQAPIQPLPRRVWKRMVLYFLPLPLLLAAALTWFFPHGGSWGWLLLPLVFLYHHWRYHDAGWMLKERVVGFRSRRLNRVTTWLPGRAMQSRTLRYTPLSRRVNLASFRTVLASGNRYDSHWLEKKDVIRLIHQMDPERKRDEKLNEDSPFQELQ; this is translated from the coding sequence ATGAATAGTCCGCAACGGCTCCACCCGATCACTGTTCTGTTTGCAATTAGCGCCAACCTAAAGAATATGGTTATTCCGCTGCTGGTTTATGCCGGTATCAACCTCGTTAACCGCGGCGGCGGGCAAGCATTGATTTGGATCGCCGTCGGTACTGGACTCGTCGTTCTCTTTATTATCACCCAGGCTGTGTTAAGCTGGTACCGTCAAGTTTATTTTGTGGAAAACGATGAGTTTCGGATGGAGCGGGGAGCCTGGTTAAAGAAAAAGATCTATATTCCGCTTAAACGGATTCAGTCTGTCGATAATGTGGAGACGATCTGGCACCGTTTATTCGGTGTGGTACAAGTACGAATCGAAACCGCCAGCGGCAAGGAAGAACCGGAGGCCGTTTTAGAGGCGGTTACTCGCTCTGCTGCCGATCAGCTCAAATACGCCTTGATGCATCAAAAGGCTGTAGGCGGAGCAGAGTCAAAAACTCCGGCGCATTTAAACGGCGAAACAGACAGGGAAAAGCCACTCCTGCATACACAGCGTCTCAGTCACAGCTCACTGTTGCTCGCCGGACTTACCTCGGGCCGGTTAGGGGTTGTGCTGGCATTGCTGGGACCGATTCTTTCCTTTGCCGATGATGTTTTTCGCATTGACGAAGGCATGATCCGGGGCGCTTACCTTTGGGCCACCGGCATCTTATCGATCGGCTGGCTACTCTTTACCGTCCTGCTGTTCTCCTGGCTTATTTCCATCATCAGCACTTTTGTCCAAGATTATCGCTTTACCATCAGCCGTGACCACAGCCACCTCATCATTCAAAAGGGATTGTTGGAACGTCGCCGCACCCTGATCCCCCTTCGCCGTATTCAGGCTGTTCACCTGGTGGAAAATCTTGCGCGACAACCCTTGGGCTATGCCACCCTTCACATTGAGAGCGCCGGATACGGCACTGAGGAGGATCAAAAGTTGGTCGCCTTCCCCCTGTTAAAACGCTCCCAGGCGGCAATATTCCTGGAGCGGTTTTTACCTGAATTTACAGAGGCGGCACAGGCCCCGATTCAACCCCTACCGCGACGGGTATGGAAGCGGATGGTGCTTTATTTCCTACCACTTCCCCTATTACTCGCTGCCGCATTAACTTGGTTCTTTCCCCATGGGGGCAGTTGGGGGTGGCTTTTGCTCCCCTTGGTTTTTCTGTATCATCACTGGCGCTATCACGACGCCGGTTGGATGCTAAAGGAGCGGGTGGTAGGGTTTCGTAGCCGCAGGCTCAACCGTGTTACAACCTGGCTCCCTGGCCGGGCCATGCAAAGCCGAACGCTTCGCTATACCCCGCTGAGCCGCCGGGTCAACCTGGCTTCCTTCCGCACCGTCCTCGCTTCAGGCAACCGTTATGACAGCCATTGGCTAGAAAAGAAAGACGTGATCCGTCTGATCCACCAGATGGACCCGGAACGAAAAAGGGACGAGAAGCTTAATGAAGATAGCCCCTTCCAGGAGCTTCAATAA
- a CDS encoding acetyl-CoA carboxylase carboxyltransferase subunit alpha, whose product MNNGQLSFERPLVDLRDKIAELEQFSKEKSIDLSLEIEKLQEKARRMEEEIYGNLTTWQKVQIARHASRPTTSDYIRSLFTDFMELHGDRLYGDDPAIIGGIAKLDGRPVTVIGHERGKDTKDKVAHNFGLPHPEGYRKALRLMQQADKFGRPIICFVDTQGAHPGVEAEERGQSEAIARNLREMAGFRVPIVCVVTGEGGSGGALAISVGNRLLMLEHAYYSVISPEGAAAILWRDAAKAQEAAEALKITAQDLHALGVIDTVIPEPKGGAHKDPAAQAQAIKKNILATLDSLTGMDGDALVLDRHKKFEKIGVYSTVG is encoded by the coding sequence ATGAATAACGGACAATTGTCTTTTGAGCGTCCGTTGGTGGACCTGCGGGACAAGATCGCCGAATTGGAGCAATTCAGTAAAGAGAAGTCGATCGATCTCTCCCTCGAAATTGAGAAACTACAGGAAAAAGCGCGACGGATGGAGGAAGAAATCTACGGTAATCTGACCACTTGGCAAAAGGTACAGATTGCCCGCCATGCTTCACGACCCACTACATCGGATTATATCCGCTCTCTGTTTACGGATTTTATGGAGCTACACGGGGATCGCCTGTATGGCGATGATCCTGCCATCATCGGGGGGATCGCCAAGCTGGACGGTCGTCCAGTGACTGTGATCGGACATGAGCGGGGCAAAGATACAAAAGACAAAGTCGCCCACAACTTCGGTCTTCCTCATCCCGAAGGGTATCGGAAGGCACTCCGCCTGATGCAACAAGCGGATAAGTTTGGACGGCCGATCATCTGTTTTGTAGACACCCAAGGCGCTCACCCTGGGGTTGAAGCGGAAGAGCGGGGGCAAAGTGAAGCTATCGCCCGCAATCTACGCGAAATGGCAGGCTTTCGTGTGCCCATCGTCTGCGTGGTGACCGGTGAAGGCGGAAGTGGTGGTGCGTTGGCCATCAGCGTGGGCAACCGTTTGTTGATGTTGGAGCACGCGTATTACTCCGTGATCTCCCCGGAAGGGGCGGCGGCCATTTTGTGGCGGGATGCAGCCAAAGCGCAAGAAGCGGCGGAGGCGTTAAAAATTACGGCCCAAGACTTGCACGCACTCGGCGTGATCGACACGGTCATTCCGGAACCTAAAGGTGGCGCCCATAAGGACCCCGCTGCCCAGGCACAGGCGATTAAGAAAAATATTCTCGCTACCCTGGACTCCCTCACTGGAATGGATGGGGATGCGTTGGTGTTGGATCGGCATAAAAAATTTGAGAAGATCGGGGTTTACTCCACCGTGGGTTGA
- the pfkA gene encoding 6-phosphofructokinase: MKRIAVLTSGGDSPGMNAAIRAVVRKGHHHGLEVWGVRRGYTGLIQGDMIEMSLGSVGDIIHRGGTILHSARSEEFKTAQGQEQAVANLKQKGIDGLVVIGGDGSFRGAQKLTERGFPTVGVPGTIDNDIPGTDFTIGFDTAVNTVIDCIDKIRDTATSHERTYIVEVMGRDAGDIAIWAGLADGAESILIPEAPYQLDQIVERLSRGSKRGKKHSIIIVAEGVGSAVEIGRQIKEKTGSETRVTVLGHIQRGGSPTAHDRVLASRMGAEAVDLLLQGKSDYMVAIQANQITGLPFEEAFAMKHQPDMSIYHLAEILAI, translated from the coding sequence ATGAAACGTATTGCGGTTTTAACCAGTGGAGGCGACTCACCAGGGATGAACGCCGCCATTCGCGCTGTTGTCCGCAAAGGTCATCACCATGGTTTAGAGGTATGGGGCGTGCGTAGAGGGTATACCGGGCTGATCCAGGGCGATATGATCGAGATGAGTCTGGGATCGGTGGGGGATATTATTCACCGTGGTGGGACGATACTACACAGTGCCCGCAGTGAAGAATTTAAAACAGCACAAGGTCAGGAGCAAGCGGTAGCCAATCTGAAGCAAAAAGGGATTGACGGATTAGTCGTCATCGGCGGCGACGGCAGCTTTCGCGGGGCGCAGAAGCTGACGGAACGCGGATTCCCCACTGTGGGTGTTCCCGGCACCATCGACAATGATATTCCCGGCACCGATTTTACCATCGGCTTTGATACCGCCGTCAATACCGTAATCGACTGCATTGACAAGATCAGGGACACCGCTACCTCCCATGAGCGCACCTATATCGTGGAGGTGATGGGGAGGGATGCCGGCGATATCGCGATTTGGGCCGGCTTAGCCGATGGGGCTGAATCGATTCTAATCCCAGAGGCGCCCTATCAGTTGGATCAGATTGTGGAACGCTTGTCCAGGGGGAGCAAGCGCGGGAAAAAACACAGTATTATCATTGTGGCTGAAGGCGTCGGTTCCGCGGTAGAAATCGGCCGTCAGATCAAAGAGAAAACGGGGTCTGAAACCCGTGTAACCGTGCTGGGCCATATTCAGCGCGGCGGTTCCCCTACCGCCCATGATCGGGTTTTGGCAAGTCGGATGGGTGCGGAAGCGGTGGATCTTCTGCTACAGGGAAAAAGCGATTATATGGTGGCGATCCAAGCCAACCAAATTACAGGGTTGCCTTTTGAAGAAGCGTTTGCGATGAAACATCAACCGGATATGTCCATATACCATTTGGCCGAAATTTTGGCGATCTGA
- a CDS encoding precorrin-2 dehydrogenase/sirohydrochlorin ferrochelatase family protein — MTPFCPLMVDLQGKPAVVVGGGRVALRKVETLLEAKAQVTIVSPTLQPELLQLVEAGDAVWRRQPFSVDVLEEAWMVVAATDDAAVNAQVASAAGKRLLVNVVDQPELGNCHFPALLRRGRLTLAVSTGGASPRLAQQIRDGWKEQFDDTWTERLERLYQERRKRRASRR, encoded by the coding sequence ATGACACCTTTCTGTCCACTCATGGTTGATTTACAAGGAAAACCTGCGGTCGTAGTTGGGGGTGGACGTGTCGCCCTCCGTAAGGTGGAGACATTGCTAGAAGCGAAAGCTCAGGTTACGATCGTTTCCCCGACACTTCAGCCTGAGCTATTGCAGCTGGTAGAGGCAGGAGACGCAGTGTGGAGACGTCAACCTTTTTCTGTTGATGTATTAGAAGAGGCGTGGATGGTGGTAGCCGCCACCGATGATGCTGCCGTAAACGCCCAAGTGGCTTCAGCTGCCGGCAAACGACTGCTGGTCAATGTGGTAGATCAGCCAGAGTTGGGCAATTGTCACTTTCCTGCACTTCTGCGCAGAGGTCGGCTGACGTTGGCGGTATCAACCGGTGGAGCCAGCCCCCGCTTGGCCCAACAGATCCGAGACGGTTGGAAGGAGCAATTTGACGATACATGGACGGAACGATTGGAACGATTATACCAGGAACGGCGCAAGCGACGGGCTTCACGGCGGTGA
- the accD gene encoding acetyl-CoA carboxylase, carboxyltransferase subunit beta, whose product MFKGIFRKQKKYATIPSEQAKRDIPEGIMQKCPRCGAISVTKELEKNWKVCKNCDYHHALSARERIGITVDEGRFFEFDAELVSEDPLHFPHYLEKLKKDREKTGQNEAVVTGECTIGGYPAIIGVMDSHFRMGSMGSVVGEKIARAADRAATKRYPFILFSASGGARMQEGVLSLMQMAKTSAALERLHRERLLFVSILTNPTTGGVSASFSSLGDLNIAEPEALIGFAGRRVIEQTVRQKLPDDFQTAEFLLKHGQLDQVVHRSRMRDTLIQILDLHTDGGENNE is encoded by the coding sequence GTGTTCAAGGGTATATTTCGAAAGCAAAAAAAATATGCGACCATCCCTTCTGAGCAAGCTAAACGGGACATCCCGGAAGGGATTATGCAAAAGTGTCCCCGTTGTGGTGCGATCAGTGTCACAAAGGAACTGGAGAAGAACTGGAAGGTTTGCAAAAACTGCGATTATCACCATGCGCTGTCCGCCCGTGAACGGATTGGGATCACGGTAGATGAGGGGCGCTTCTTTGAGTTTGATGCCGAACTGGTGTCGGAAGATCCACTCCATTTCCCTCATTATCTGGAGAAGTTGAAGAAGGATCGGGAGAAAACGGGGCAAAATGAAGCAGTGGTTACTGGGGAGTGTACCATCGGTGGCTACCCTGCAATCATCGGTGTGATGGATTCCCATTTTCGTATGGGCAGCATGGGCTCTGTCGTCGGTGAAAAAATTGCGCGTGCCGCCGATCGCGCTGCGACCAAACGATATCCTTTTATTTTATTTTCCGCTTCCGGTGGAGCCCGCATGCAAGAAGGGGTCCTCTCTTTGATGCAGATGGCTAAAACCAGTGCGGCCCTGGAACGGTTGCACCGGGAACGACTGCTGTTTGTTTCCATTTTGACCAATCCTACCACTGGGGGTGTTTCCGCCAGCTTTTCTTCCCTGGGTGATTTAAACATCGCTGAACCGGAAGCGCTGATCGGATTTGCCGGACGACGGGTGATTGAGCAGACCGTACGCCAAAAACTGCCCGATGATTTTCAGACGGCAGAGTTTTTATTGAAACACGGTCAGCTGGACCAAGTGGTGCATCGCTCCCGCATGCGGGATACCTTGATACAAATTTTGGACTTGCATACGGATGGGGGGGAGAACAATGAATAA
- the pyk gene encoding pyruvate kinase gives MRKTKIVCTIGPASEDLDTLKSLIQVGMNVARLNFSHGDHNEHLQRINRIRQVEKELGTRVALLLDTRGPEIRTGELSVDQLELETGADFTLTTEIIQGDSTRVSVSYSGLVHDVAPGSIILIDDGLISLKVKEVAGTEIHCHIMNGGPLKSRKGVNVPGVSVNLPGITEKDAADIRFGIEQGVDFIAASFVRKPEDVLEIRQILEEYGADIAIISKIENREGVENLESILSVSDGLMVARGDLGVEIPAEEVPIVQKEMIRLCNRLGKPVITATQMLDSMQRNPRPTRAEASDVANAIIDGTDAIMLSGETASGRYPLEAVQTMDRIASRTESSLKYRDLFRERIEETDVSIPDSISQAVVHTAWTLKSSAIITSTESGRTARMVSKYRPQAPIVAVTVHESVLRKLCLIWGVYPLLGNLVTSTDEMLKSAITASLESGYVRHGDSVVITGGVPVAQSGTTNLMKVHVIGDVLAKGQGVGKKVLTGKVVVGTSPQELRDKMTDGAILVTRSTDKDMMDSFERAAAVIVEEGGLTSHAAVVGLSLGIPVVVGVQDAVRLFQDGIEVTVDAERGHIYSGRANVL, from the coding sequence ATGCGCAAAACAAAAATCGTATGTACGATCGGTCCGGCGAGCGAAGATCTGGATACACTCAAAAGTCTCATCCAAGTGGGAATGAATGTGGCTCGGCTCAATTTTTCCCATGGGGACCATAACGAGCATTTACAAAGAATTAATCGCATTCGCCAAGTGGAAAAAGAGCTGGGTACGCGCGTGGCACTGTTGCTGGATACCCGTGGACCGGAAATCCGTACAGGGGAATTGAGTGTTGATCAGTTGGAGTTGGAAACCGGTGCTGACTTTACATTGACCACAGAGATCATTCAAGGTGATAGCACCAGAGTTTCCGTTTCCTATTCTGGATTGGTCCATGATGTTGCACCCGGTTCCATTATTTTGATTGATGACGGGTTGATCAGTCTCAAAGTAAAAGAAGTGGCGGGAACGGAAATCCATTGCCACATCATGAACGGAGGTCCCTTGAAGAGTCGGAAAGGGGTTAACGTTCCCGGCGTTTCTGTCAACCTTCCGGGAATTACGGAGAAGGATGCCGCTGACATTCGTTTTGGTATTGAACAGGGAGTCGATTTTATCGCGGCATCCTTTGTGCGAAAGCCGGAAGATGTGCTGGAGATTCGTCAAATTCTGGAGGAATACGGAGCCGATATCGCTATTATCTCCAAAATTGAAAACCGTGAAGGTGTGGAAAACCTGGAATCGATCTTGTCGGTATCCGACGGGCTGATGGTTGCTCGAGGTGACTTAGGGGTGGAGATTCCCGCCGAAGAGGTGCCGATCGTTCAAAAGGAAATGATTCGCTTATGCAATCGCCTGGGTAAACCGGTGATCACAGCGACACAAATGTTGGACTCCATGCAACGCAATCCTCGTCCCACCAGGGCTGAAGCGAGCGATGTAGCCAACGCCATCATCGATGGCACCGATGCGATCATGTTATCGGGTGAAACGGCGAGTGGCCGGTATCCGCTGGAAGCGGTGCAAACGATGGATCGGATTGCCTCCCGCACGGAAAGTTCTCTAAAATATCGAGACCTGTTTCGAGAACGGATCGAAGAAACGGATGTCAGCATCCCCGATTCCATCAGCCAAGCGGTTGTTCATACAGCCTGGACGCTGAAATCATCGGCCATCATCACATCAACCGAAAGTGGACGCACCGCCCGGATGGTTTCCAAATATCGTCCCCAGGCTCCGATTGTGGCGGTAACGGTCCATGAATCCGTTTTGCGTAAATTGTGTTTAATTTGGGGGGTTTACCCCTTGTTGGGTAACTTGGTTACCTCCACTGATGAAATGCTGAAATCCGCCATTACGGCTTCACTGGAATCCGGATATGTACGGCATGGAGATTCTGTCGTCATTACTGGTGGCGTCCCTGTGGCTCAATCGGGGACGACCAACCTGATGAAGGTTCATGTGATTGGGGATGTGCTGGCCAAGGGCCAAGGGGTAGGTAAAAAAGTGTTGACGGGGAAAGTGGTGGTTGGCACCAGCCCGCAAGAATTACGCGATAAAATGACGGATGGCGCCATCTTGGTCACCCGTAGCACAGATAAGGATATGATGGACTCCTTTGAGCGAGCGGCCGCAGTGATTGTGGAAGAGGGAGGACTGACCTCCCATGCGGCAGTGGTGGGCCTCAGCCTTGGGATTCCCGTTGTAGTTGGAGTGCAAGATGCGGTTCGGTTATTTCAAGACGGCATTGAAGTAACCGTCGATGCGGAGAGAGGCCATATCTATTCTGGTAGAGCCAATGTATTATAA
- a CDS encoding FxsA family protein — protein sequence MAFRIMILLLIIVPALEIWGLITVGGWIGPWPTVLLVIATGVVGGYLAKWQGLQTLRLAQIQLRNNELPGEAILDGICILCGGLLLLTPGFFTDIVGFFLLIPYTRGMIKVFIKKNLTRMMQNGTIVWVSRR from the coding sequence ATGGCGTTTCGGATCATGATTCTTTTGCTGATTATTGTTCCGGCGCTGGAAATTTGGGGGTTGATCACTGTAGGGGGATGGATCGGCCCATGGCCCACGGTATTGTTGGTGATCGCCACGGGTGTCGTCGGCGGTTATCTGGCTAAATGGCAGGGACTGCAAACCTTGCGATTGGCACAGATCCAGCTGCGAAATAATGAACTGCCCGGTGAAGCGATTCTGGACGGCATCTGCATTTTGTGTGGGGGGCTGTTACTACTAACTCCCGGTTTTTTCACAGATATAGTTGGATTTTTCCTGTTAATACCCTATACCCGTGGGATGATAAAGGTGTTCATCAAGAAAAACCTAACCCGTATGATGCAAAACGGGACGATTGTATGGGTTTCCCGACGCTAA
- a CDS encoding acyl-CoA thioesterase, translating into MNEPFHEERFQVRYQETDQMGVVHHSQYAVWFEVGRIGLIDRLGLSYGELEKKGMLLPVVDLRCRYVASARFGDEVGIRTQVDEIRGPKLTFAYEVVRVGDKQRLSHGKTIHLWVDGNMKPFDFERKQPDIARCLRRFARSSEKGE; encoded by the coding sequence ATGAATGAACCTTTTCATGAAGAGCGATTCCAGGTGCGATATCAGGAAACCGACCAGATGGGTGTCGTTCATCACAGCCAGTATGCGGTCTGGTTTGAGGTGGGGCGAATTGGATTGATTGATCGCCTGGGGTTATCCTATGGAGAGCTGGAGAAAAAGGGGATGCTCCTACCCGTGGTCGATCTTCGTTGTCGATATGTGGCCTCTGCCAGATTTGGCGATGAAGTCGGGATTCGCACACAGGTGGATGAAATCCGGGGACCCAAATTGACGTTTGCATATGAAGTGGTGCGGGTGGGTGACAAACAGCGGTTGTCACACGGAAAAACCATTCACCTATGGGTTGATGGCAACATGAAGCCCTTTGATTTTGAGCGTAAGCAGCCCGATATAGCGAGATGTTTACGCAGGTTTGCCCGCAGCAGTGAAAAAGGAGAGTGA
- a CDS encoding PH domain-containing protein, translated as MNVPPKNRIHRDAIHVWRTHQLITAALILALAGGGTGLIFAFDWPRWILITLWGAVLLYIIPAVWVYPMLRWRYYHYEVNEKEIHIQSGFFFIRRTYIPMVRIQHVNTTQGPLLRRRGLSELEINTAGGASFTIPALQTEEADQLRNRIGGLVRVAQDE; from the coding sequence ATGAACGTACCGCCTAAAAACCGAATACACCGCGACGCCATCCATGTATGGCGAACACATCAACTGATTACCGCCGCTTTAATCCTAGCGCTTGCGGGAGGGGGAACAGGCCTCATTTTTGCTTTCGATTGGCCCCGTTGGATTTTAATAACTTTGTGGGGGGCGGTCTTGCTCTACATCATTCCAGCCGTATGGGTTTATCCGATGTTACGTTGGCGCTACTATCACTATGAAGTAAACGAAAAGGAAATCCATATTCAATCCGGCTTTTTCTTTATCCGCCGTACTTATATTCCGATGGTGCGCATCCAACATGTCAACACCACACAAGGGCCGTTGTTACGTCGACGCGGGTTGTCGGAGTTGGAGATCAACACCGCTGGCGGGGCCTCCTTTACCATCCCCGCCTTACAGACGGAAGAGGCGGATCAATTGCGAAACCGCATCGGCGGCTTAGTGCGGGTGGCCCAAGATGAATAG
- a CDS encoding FadR/GntR family transcriptional regulator codes for MFDGTSSKFQSILIRINEVIEQDGLKPGDRIPSERELVSRLNAGRSTVREALRALELLGIITTKRGQGTFLQPHQFHRLVDILSFYILQDDRAKDNLLETRVILETVAAKKAALVATEAEIAALEECWNAMEKSVYQGQIPIEEDYAFHHQLIQSAHNYLLTRIWYPLIQYGKTVRQSSLSQPSRPQKALEEHRGILDAVKRRCPQEAADRMEQHLAAAGLPTPYD; via the coding sequence GTGTTTGATGGGACAAGCTCAAAATTTCAATCAATCTTGATCCGAATCAATGAAGTGATTGAACAAGATGGCTTAAAACCGGGAGACCGCATCCCATCGGAACGGGAGCTGGTCTCCCGCTTAAATGCAGGGCGGTCCACGGTACGAGAGGCGCTACGTGCATTGGAACTGCTGGGGATTATCACCACCAAGCGGGGGCAGGGTACGTTTTTGCAACCGCATCAATTCCATCGCTTGGTTGATATACTCTCCTTTTATATCTTGCAGGACGATCGCGCCAAGGACAATTTATTGGAGACACGTGTCATCCTGGAAACTGTGGCTGCTAAAAAAGCAGCGCTAGTGGCGACAGAAGCGGAGATTGCCGCCTTGGAGGAATGTTGGAACGCGATGGAGAAAAGCGTCTACCAAGGGCAGATTCCGATTGAGGAAGATTATGCGTTTCATCACCAATTGATCCAGTCCGCCCATAATTATTTATTGACCCGTATCTGGTATCCGCTGATCCAATATGGAAAAACGGTACGTCAATCGTCTCTGTCGCAACCAAGTCGCCCCCAAAAAGCGCTGGAAGAGCACCGCGGGATTTTGGATGCGGTCAAGCGACGCTGTCCACAAGAAGCGGCAGATCGAATGGAACAACATTTAGCCGCTGCTGGCCTGCCAACTCCTTATGACTGA